In Lolium perenne isolate Kyuss_39 chromosome 5, Kyuss_2.0, whole genome shotgun sequence, the sequence ACCATGAGCCGAAGCGCGCGCATCGCCGATGTCACGAGACCTTTCTGCCAAGAACCCTGACGGACTTTGGCGAGAAGCGCTTGGTGTGTGTTGAATATATTGTGTAGGTGTGCGTTATGTAACCGGCCCACCTCCTAGTTCCTTATATAGTTGAGGTAGAGGCCCGCATCATGTATTATACTAGCTGAATGCTCGTGCGTTGCCACGACCTCCCAGTATATTGCACATATATAGTtataaacataaaaaaattaaaattttcagTTTGCATAATTCATCAAGGAAGTTTTTTTAGGACTCCACTGGTCTCTTGGATTCTCACCGCACACATTTGAACATATGTTTTTCTGTAAATGCTAAATCTATACCACAACACCAATAAAAACTATTTGATAATTGATATAACACAAATCAAAGATTACTAAATATTTTCTTACTAAATTTATAATCTAATTTGAATGGATAATTTTCCACTCACCTAACAATAGCACCAATACGTGATGATAATTAGATATAAAAGCAGTTTGAGTGATGTAAATCCTCCTGACTTGGTTTATAAAACATAATATTTGCACATTGAGAGAACAAATGTTTGTCATAGTAGGTGATCAGAGATAATTCTTTGAACTAAAATGACATAATTCAAAGTGCGGATTTGTTTTCTATATGACATATTGGAAAGGCAACTTGGTGAGTGGGAAGTTGATTCAATTTAGGTTTTTTTTATAGGATGCCATGGGCATTTCGACATGTAGAATATGTATTGGCATTTTTTTCGCACTCGCTATTCTCTATTGAATTTATTCTCTATTAAATAAATAAGTAAATAAAAACTAAATAATAGAACAACAATATGTAGCCTGAATTTCGATGTCTAGATTTATTGTTACGTTTTCCTTCTGCTCCATTGCAAATTTTTGATTTTGAGACCTCTAAAAGCATACATACTCTGACTTATCCAAGAACAAATAATCATACTGTAGGATGCTGAAAGTTTATCCATATTTGTTGTATGCAGTGTCTTGAAGTAGTTTTTCATGGTAGTGTAGAAGAAGACTTAGATGAAGTTCGAGAATTTGCAAAGCGCTTGGCGTGAAGGTTCACCCTGCACGTGATCTTGCAGATCACTTGTTCCCTGAGTGAGTTCTCCTATTTACCCATATACTGAGCAACAACAGCTTTGGCTGCTTGGGGACAGCACGGCTCGAGTGAGTTCTCCTATTTTCCCATATACTAAGCAACATCTTTGGCTGCTTGGGGACAGGCACGGCGCTCAGGGAAGACCTCCACGGGAACATGATCGTGCAGATCACTTGCAAAGGGCTCGGGGAGGACCTCCACGGGGACGGCCTTGCCTGCTTGGGGACGGGCACGGCGGCGCCTAGACATGGACAAACGGTTCCGGCCGCCGGCCCTACCTGAGCAGCGACGACGCGACCATCGAATCTAGAGTTTCTTCGTCAGGTTCCCTCCGCTTATCAGCGATCGGGTCTGGATGCGGACCGACGGTCATCTCCTACCATGATCGTTCAGCGGTGGCGGCAGGAGCCAGGATACACGAAGGGGTCCTGCAAGCGGTGGAAGCCACCGTCGTAGGCAAGCGCGAACGGCCACGCGGAAGAAGGGATCTGGAGGCCGTAGCCCTCCGGACTTGACGGGCTCCTTGCGGCCTCCGAGAAGAATTGACGGGCTCGGGGATGATTTGGTGATGGATAACCAGCCCGAGCAGACGGCGACCAGCGGACCAGGGCGCATAATGGTTTTTTTTCAGATCACGGTTTTTCTTCACGTCGCGGCAGTAGGAAGGGTGTGGTTTTTTTTACGTACGATGGTTATTTTACGTACGGACACCACCGTTTGCAAACTAATAGTAAAGATATGTGCCAAGGTGCACCGATCAATGTATTCCGCTTACACCCAAAACCCTagccttctacatggtatcagattcCTACCTCGAttcctaacctagccgccgccgccgccgcgccctccctgcgccgtcgccgccgcagcCCCCTCGAgctaccgccgccgccgccgccctctcccctgcgccgccgccctctcccctgcgccgccgccgccgcctaccCTCGAGCCGCCGCCCCACCGCGCGCCTCTCCTCCTCGACGCCGCCATGCAGTCCCCGGGCTCCACCCTCTCCTCCGGCAGCAACCCCTTTGTTGGCCCGGACATGGCTCTCATCCGCGACCTCAACATCGCCGATCGCGTTCTGGTAACCCTCAGCCAGACCTCCGCGTCCTACTCTCCATGGAAGCGGTACTTCTCCCTCGTTTTTCACGAGTTTCTTCTTCACAGTCACGTCGACGGCTCCGTGGACTCCCGTCTCATGGTCAatgacgaggagtggatgatcatcgacgccaccatcatccgTTGGTTCTACCTCACCATCTCCACCGACCTCTTCCACACGGTGGtggccgacgaggacgacgcccgCGCCGTCTGGGTCAAGCTCAACGGTCTCTTCACCGACAACAAGCTCCAGCGCAAGGTCCTCCTCCATGGCGAGTTCTATGGGTGCCACCAGCTCGACTCCTCCATCGACGACTACTGCATGCGCCTCAAGAAGATTGCGGACGAGCTTCGCGATCTCGGCGAGCCCATCGGCGACGAGCTGCTCATCACCACCTTCACCGCCGGCTTGCACGAGGACTACGGGAATGCCGCCTCCAACCTCACCCTCCTCCCGGAccccaccttccccaaggtcgtgGCGTACCTCAAGCTCGAGGAGCGTCGGCTGCGGATGGTGCGGTCCTGCGCGACGCACACCGCCCTCGCCACCGGCACCCGCGCCGAACCGGCGCCCCCCCGTCGCTCGCCCTCCGCCCGGCTTCCCCCACCCGCCGGCCTACCAgccggcgccgccaccaccgccaccggctCAACCCGCCAACGCCAACAACCGTCGCCGCGGTGGccgccagcagcagcagcagcagcctcaGGCGCAGCAACCGCCCACGGGCGGCGCTGTCCGTCCGCAGCAGCTCTTCCAGCCGGCTCCGTGGTACGCCGGGCAGAACCCCTGGACCGGCGTCGTGCATGCCTACACCATGCCGGTCCCCCGCGCCCCTGCCCCCGGCGTCCTCGGCCCGCGGCCACCCTCCCACCAGGCGTACTTCGCCGCGCCGCAGCAGTACATGCAGCCCTACGGGCCCTACATGTTAGGGCAGCCGTCGCAGCCAGGCGGGCTGCCACCGCTGCCCCCGATGCCGCCTGCGCCCTGGGACCCGGCCCTCCTAGCCGCGCTGCACGCCGCTCCGACACCGACCGCGTACGCTGGCGGCGGCGACTGGCACATGGACACAGGCGCCTCCGCTCATATGGCTGCCCACCCCGGTATCCTCCACACCTCCCGCCCCGTCACCACTTCTACTCGCATTACCGTCGGAGATGGCTCCTCTCTTCCCATCACTCATATAGGCCATGCATCTCTTCCATCTACGTCCACTCCACTTTCATTGTCTAATGTCTTAGTTTCTTCTAACCTCATCAAAAATCTTGTCTCTGTTAAACAATTTACACGTGATAATCCTGTGACTGTTGAGTTTGACTTGTTTGGTTTCTCTGTCAAGGATTCCCGAACCCGGATGGTGCTCCTCCGATGTGACAGTCCCGGTGACCTCTACCCAGTGCACTCCTCGCCTTCCACATCCGCCCCCGTCGCCCTCGCCACCGGTGTGGACCTTTGGCATGCTCGCTTGGGTCATCCCAACCCCGTCACTCTTCGTCACATTCTTTGGAGTTTTTCGTTCACGTGTAATAAGATCGCTGATCATTCTTGTCATGCATGTCGTCTTCGCAAACATACTAGGCTTTCGTTTCAGGCTTCCTCTCATGTCGCCTCCTACCCTTTTGAGTTAATCCATAGTGATGTTTGGACCTCTCCAGTTGCAAGTAATACGGGCTATACTTATTACCTTGTCATCCTCGATGATTTTTCCCATTATGTGTGGACCTTCCCGTTGCGCCGCAAGTCCGATACTCTCGCCACTCTTGCCGCGTTTTACTCCTATGTCGCCACGCAGTTTGGTCGTCCCATTCTTGCGTTGCAAACAGACAACGGGAAGGAGTTTGACAACCTCGCCGTTCGCACTCTCCTCACCACCCATGGCACCACTTTTCGCCTCACATGCCCTTACACTTCGCAACAGAAGTCGCGCTGAACGCGTCCTCCGCACTCTTAATGACTGCGTTCGCACTCTCCTTTTTCACGCCTACATGCCACCGCGTTTCTGGCCTGACGCGCTCTCTACAGCCACTCTTCTTCTTAACATTCGCCCATGCCGCACCCGCGACAACTTCGCCCTTCATCATCTTCTCTTCGGTGCCCCACCTACTTATGACGAGCTTTGCATCTTTGGCTGTCTCTGCTATCCTAGCATCGCCGCTACTGCGCCTcataagcttgcaccccgctcgcTAGCCTGCGTCTTCCTCGGTTACCCACCCAACACAAAAGGATATCGCTGCTATGATCCCGTCTCCCATCGCGTCTTCACGTCGCGACATGTTTACTTTGACGACATGTAGTTTCCTTTTCAGCAGGTACCCGCCGCCACTTCTTCGCCGCCGGTACTCGCCTCGCCGCCCACCACGGACGGCTCTCGGACCCAGCCCGCTGGACGGTCCAGCCTTGGACCGCCCCCTGGCTTCGGCGCTGCATGCGCCTCGGGACGTGCAGCGACCCTTCCTGGTCGCGCCCCCTCGCCGCCCTGCTGCTTgcagtccgcctccgactccgactcggaGTCCGCCACGCTGCCCGCTGCGCCGCCTTCGGTGTCGACTGCTCCTTC encodes:
- the LOC139831853 gene encoding uncharacterized protein — encoded protein: MQSPGSTLSSGSNPFVGPDMALIRDLNIADRVLVTLSQTSASYSPWKRYFSLVFHEFLLHSHVDGSVDSRLMVNDEEWMIIDATIIRWFYLTISTDLFHTVVADEDDARAVWVKLNGLFTDNKLQRKVLLHGEFYGCHQLDSSIDDYCMRLKKIADELRDLGEPIGDELLITTFTAGLHEDYGNAASNLTLLPDPTFPKVVAYLKLEERRLRMPAPPPPPPAQPANANNRRRGGRQQQQQQPQAQQPPTGGAVRPQQLFQPAPWYAGQNPWTGVVHAYTMPVPRAPAPGVLGPRPPSHQAYFAAPQQYMQPYGPYMLGQPSQPGGLPPLPPMPPAPWDPALLAALHAAPTPTAYAGGGDWHMDTGASAHMAAHPGILHTSRPVTTSTRITVGDGSSLPITHIGHASLPSTSTPLSLSNVLVSSNLIKNLVSVKQFTRDNPVTVEFDLFGFSVKDSRTRMVLLRCDSPGDLYPVHSSPSTSAPVALATGTRRHFFAAGTRLAAHHGRLSDPARWTVQPWTAPWLRRCMRLGTCSDPSWSRPLAALLLAVRLRLRLGVRHAARCAAFGVDCSFGPRRGRGSCRDGADRRPYDAVPDRHPQPESEIL